The Candidatus Methylomirabilota bacterium region GGTACCCGCCGCGCCTCGCCAGGAGGCGCGCCGCGGGCGCGAGAGACCGCGGCGGCATCTACGAATCACTCGGGATCGGAAAGGGGGGGCCCCATGCTGCTCGTCCGGCTCGCTGACCACTGGTGGACCTTCCTGCTGCGAGGGTTGGCCGGTATCGTCTTCGGCCTCATGGCCCTTTTCTGGCCGGGGCTGACCGCCATCACCCTGGTCCTCCTCTTCGGCGCCTACACCTTCATCGACGGCGTCGTCGCCGTCGCCACCGCCCTCTCGACCTGGAAGACGAACGAGGACGCCTCCTGGGTGCTGCTGCACGGCCTCCTCGGCCTGCTCGTCGGCGTCCTCACCTGGTGGAATCCCGCCGTCACCGGCCTCGGCCTGCTCGTCTACATCGTGGGGTGGTGTCTGGCCAGCGGCATGATCCAGCTCTTCGCGGGCATCCGGGGACGCAAGGCCGGCGGGGGCGCCTGGTGGCTCATCCTGGCCGGCGCCTTGTCGGTGGTGTTCGCCCTGCTGGTGATGCGTGATCCTCTGGCGGGCGCGCTGGCGGTGGTCTGGATGATCGGCCTCTACGCCATCGCCTTCGGCATCTCGCTGGTCGCCTTCAGCTTGGCCCTCAAGCGGCACCTGGTGCCGGCCCGGGCCTGAATCCTCTTCCCCGGGGAGGTCTCGGAGGGGGTGTCGGAACACCCCCTCCGAGCTGAAGCTCAGCAGACCTCGCGCGAGCGGTCCTGAACGAGCTTTCCGTCCTGGTACACCCGCTCGTGGACGACCCGGCAGCCGTTCGCCGCGCGCCCGCTCGGGCGGGCCACGACGCGCTGGGACCCATTGGTCGTCTGGTACGCGACCGTCTGGTTCTGGGCGACCGCGTCCTGCGCGGCGCGGGACGAGATCTCGGTCAGCGTGCCACCCGCCACCGCGCCCAGGGCGCCCCCGAGCACGGCGCCGCGCCACCGGTTGTTGCCGTCGATCAGGGCGCCGGCGCCCGCGCCGAGTGCCGCGCCTGCCCCCGCGCCCTGGTACGTGCGCGGCGTCGTCACCAGCGGCTGGGTGGCGCAGGCCGCCAGC contains the following coding sequences:
- a CDS encoding DUF308 domain-containing protein — protein: MLLVRLADHWWTFLLRGLAGIVFGLMALFWPGLTAITLVLLFGAYTFIDGVVAVATALSTWKTNEDASWVLLHGLLGLLVGVLTWWNPAVTGLGLLVYIVGWCLASGMIQLFAGIRGRKAGGGAWWLILAGALSVVFALLVMRDPLAGALAVVWMIGLYAIAFGISLVAFSLALKRHLVPARA
- a CDS encoding glycine zipper 2TM domain-containing protein yields the protein MVISFVGGTLAACATQPLVTTPRTYQGAGAGAALGAGAGALIDGNNRWRGAVLGGALGAVAGGTLTEISSRAAQDAVAQNQTVAYQTTNGSQRVVARPSGRAANGCRVVHERVYQDGKLVQDRSREVC